Proteins encoded together in one Bacteroidales bacterium window:
- a CDS encoding acetyl-CoA carboxylase biotin carboxylase subunit gives MKLFNKILIANRGEIAVRIIRSAKKMGIQTVAIYSKVDADSLHIRMADEAHCIGDTALDETYLNVDKIIAVAKETNSEAIHPGYGFLAENPNLVAACEKAGIVFIGPSVKAIQLMGNKIEARAFVETLNIPMTKAHTGDLNHLLEASKSIELPVLVKAAAGGGGKGMRIVHDWKDLKDTIESTSREAKAYFGDGEVFVEKYVENPRHIEIQVMGDKHGNVVHLYERECSIQRRYQKVIEESPSPTLTQEVREKMGAEAVKIAKAIGYDNAGTIEFLVDNKLNYYFLEMNTRIQVEHPVTEMVTGIDIVREQLLVSAGNVLSFSQSEVKQTGHAVEARIYAEDPENDFLPSPGQMTLYQEPQGEGIRIDSGIEKPVEVKSFFDPMISKLIAFDSDRDLARKRLLQALEQYHIHGIKTNITYLISVLQNKDFQNNKIDTKFCDHQSEKLIQSIQEKREAISKPVLMSAFLAHQFAFSTNNSIWGSIGYWRQRMQINIKLDEEKYSVQIIERSVKGGCFHIQGEEYHVCIKERNSNFIQLAINNDCYKFTLSKDSENNTIIGLSGHNFALKRDDVLSIPDFYEAAESDQVGDIVKSPMPGKVIKVLVNIGDTVKKGEVLLVVEAMKMENNILAVRNGVVEELNVAVGEMVDGSMALLKLEKN, from the coding sequence ATGAAACTTTTCAATAAAATATTAATTGCCAATCGAGGGGAAATTGCGGTAAGAATTATACGTTCGGCGAAGAAGATGGGGATACAAACAGTAGCCATCTATTCTAAAGTTGATGCCGACAGTTTGCATATCCGTATGGCTGATGAAGCACATTGCATCGGCGATACAGCACTGGATGAAACTTATTTGAACGTTGATAAAATTATCGCGGTAGCAAAAGAAACCAATAGTGAAGCCATCCATCCCGGTTATGGCTTTTTAGCTGAAAACCCTAATTTGGTTGCTGCTTGTGAGAAAGCAGGAATTGTATTTATCGGACCATCGGTTAAAGCTATTCAATTGATGGGAAATAAAATCGAAGCCCGTGCTTTTGTTGAGACTTTGAATATTCCTATGACGAAGGCACATACGGGAGATTTAAATCATTTGCTTGAGGCTTCTAAGTCGATTGAGTTGCCTGTTTTGGTGAAAGCAGCAGCAGGTGGTGGTGGAAAAGGAATGCGCATTGTTCACGATTGGAAAGATTTAAAAGACACTATAGAATCTACGAGTAGAGAAGCAAAAGCTTATTTTGGTGATGGTGAAGTTTTTGTTGAGAAATATGTAGAGAATCCTCGTCATATTGAAATTCAGGTGATGGGTGATAAGCACGGAAACGTGGTTCATCTTTACGAAAGAGAATGTTCTATTCAGCGTAGATATCAAAAAGTAATTGAAGAATCTCCATCTCCAACATTGACCCAAGAGGTTCGCGAAAAGATGGGAGCCGAAGCCGTAAAAATTGCAAAAGCAATTGGCTACGATAATGCGGGAACAATTGAGTTTTTAGTCGATAATAAGCTGAATTATTATTTCCTCGAAATGAATACACGCATACAAGTGGAGCATCCCGTAACGGAGATGGTGACAGGAATAGATATTGTACGCGAGCAGTTATTAGTATCCGCTGGAAATGTTTTGAGTTTTTCGCAAAGTGAAGTAAAGCAAACGGGTCACGCTGTTGAAGCGCGTATTTATGCTGAAGATCCTGAAAATGATTTTCTTCCTTCTCCTGGTCAAATGACTTTGTATCAAGAACCTCAAGGCGAAGGAATCAGAATAGACAGCGGAATAGAAAAGCCCGTTGAGGTCAAAAGCTTCTTCGATCCCATGATTAGCAAATTAATTGCTTTCGATTCTGATCGCGATTTAGCAAGAAAAAGATTGCTTCAAGCTTTAGAGCAATATCATATTCATGGTATTAAAACCAATATTACCTATTTGATTAGTGTATTGCAAAATAAAGATTTTCAAAATAATAAAATCGATACTAAATTTTGTGATCATCAATCCGAAAAACTTATTCAATCCATTCAAGAAAAAAGAGAAGCTATTTCTAAACCGGTATTGATGAGCGCTTTTTTAGCGCATCAATTTGCTTTTAGTACAAATAATTCTATTTGGGGAAGCATAGGTTATTGGCGTCAGCGTATGCAAATTAATATTAAGCTTGATGAAGAAAAGTATTCGGTTCAGATTATTGAAAGGAGTGTTAAAGGAGGGTGCTTTCATATTCAAGGAGAAGAATATCACGTTTGTATAAAAGAACGCAATTCAAACTTTATTCAGCTTGCTATCAATAATGATTGTTATAAATTTACCCTTTCAAAAGATAGTGAGAATAATACCATTATTGGGCTTTCAGGTCATAATTTTGCGCTCAAGCGCGATGATGTCTTATCAATTCCCGATTTTTATGAAGCTGCTGAATCGGATCAAGTTGGTGATATTGTTAAATCGCCTATGCCCGGGAAAGTGATTAAAGTTTTGGTGAATATTGGTGATACCGTTAAAAAAGGTGAAGTTCTTTTGGTTGTAGAAGCAATGAAAATGGAAAATAATATTTTAGCAGTTCGGAATGGTGTTGTAGAAGAATTAAATGTTGCTGTGGGTGAGATGGTAGATGGTAGTATGGCATTATTAAAATTGGAAAAAAACTAA
- a CDS encoding enoyl-CoA hydratase/isomerase family protein, with amino-acid sequence MKKFETIELEIKNEVGTIWLNRPQIHNAFNEVMIAELIDMFKEIKDINEVRIVVLRGRGKSFCAGADLNWMRNVAKYSYEDNYEESLNLSKCFYEIYTCPKPTIAIVHGAAIGGANGLLAACDFAYADENTTFSLSEVKIGIVPACISPYVTKRVGEYGSKELMLTGKRFKGEEAAYHRLVNKSLASDKLDAYLEEVIALLKTSGPKAMSHCKNLIYDISNKLTLQDAIGYTAKMIADIRASEEGQEGMAAFLEKRKPNWVE; translated from the coding sequence ATGAAGAAATTTGAAACAATAGAACTAGAAATAAAAAACGAAGTCGGGACCATTTGGCTTAACCGACCTCAAATTCACAATGCTTTTAACGAAGTAATGATAGCCGAGCTTATCGATATGTTCAAAGAAATCAAGGATATTAATGAAGTTAGAATTGTTGTTTTACGGGGAAGAGGAAAATCGTTTTGTGCTGGTGCCGACCTGAATTGGATGCGTAATGTAGCCAAATATTCTTATGAAGATAATTATGAGGAAAGTCTAAATCTTTCCAAATGCTTTTATGAAATCTATACTTGTCCAAAACCAACGATAGCCATAGTTCACGGAGCCGCAATAGGAGGTGCCAACGGTTTACTTGCTGCTTGTGATTTTGCTTATGCCGATGAAAATACAACCTTCTCTTTAAGCGAAGTAAAAATAGGAATTGTACCGGCTTGCATCTCTCCTTATGTTACTAAAAGAGTAGGAGAATACGGCTCTAAAGAATTGATGCTGACGGGAAAACGTTTTAAAGGCGAAGAAGCTGCTTATCACCGTTTGGTTAATAAATCTTTAGCATCGGATAAATTAGATGCCTATTTGGAAGAAGTTATTGCTCTGCTAAAAACGAGTGGACCAAAAGCAATGAGTCATTGTAAGAATCTTATTTATGATATTTCAAATAAGCTTACGCTTCAAGATGCTATTGGATATACCGCTAAAATGATAGCTGATATTCGTGCTTCTGAAGAAGGCCAAGAAGGAATGGCTGCTTTTTTGGAAAAACGTAAACCTAACTGGGTAGAGTAA